tctttttggaAGAGCTCCAGGGCTGCTGAATGCCCTGATGCAGCCCATCCACAAGGCTGAATCCTTCATACATTTCTCCAAACAAGTGAGATTTTAATTTCAAGATTGCAAGCCACGTTCCTTCATCAGGAAATCGAATgtgctgggattttttttccctcttgccaGAGAGCCCTTGTTGTGGGAGCCTCATCCCCTTCATCCAGGCGATCACAGTTCCATTTCCCCTTGGGTTTGTTCTTGGTTCCCTTCTGCCTCCCAAGCCTATGACAATAACATCTTAGGCTTTCCTTTCTCCTCAGCTGTCGGCTTTGCAAGCAAGGTCCATTATCTCAAGTTCCTCAGTGATCTTCGATTATACGGGGGTCGTGTGTTCAAGGCAACATTggtggtaatttgtttttcttttcttgacttTATGAAAAGTCTTTATAGTCTGCGTACCATGATTACAGAAGTCTTCCTGCACGAAGCTCGGTCTGGTAACAGAAGCGGATCAGTGCAGGTTCTTTCCTAGGGTTCATTTCTAACCTACTTTGCTGCAGTCTGAAAATATCAGAAGAAATGTTGAACTAGATAATACCAGCTGCAAAGTGCCCTAGAAAAATTTACagacccagaaaaagaaaaaaaattattctaacaATGGTTTCCATTTAAATAACTGAGGCAGCAACAgcttctacattttaaaaaatccttattagCTGAATACTCCAATGAttcatatgttcatatatattgtTATGTGATGTGATAACACTTATCTTCTGAATAATTTATAATGTATCCTGGCCTCAGTATAGTCATATCCTTGATTCATCTAACTGTAGGAATTAGTAAAGCAGCACAGAAACATGTTGTAGGCAAAATGTAatcttattttcaaaaattatggTTTTCCCAAAGGCTGACTGTTTTTTGTGTTCCTATTACAGCAGGCAGAAAAGCGCTCAGAAGTGACTTTACTAGTTGGACCCAGGTATGGAATAAGTCACGTCATAAACACCAAAACCAACTTGGTGGCTCTTTTGGCCGATTTCAGCCACGTCAACAGGATTGAGATGTTTACAGAAGATGAAGGCTCCATTAGGGTGGAACTCCATGTGTTGGATGTGAAAGTAAGTCTCATAGTTCTAGCCATCAGATGGTACAATCTTCCTTTACACAACGTGATTGAACAGTGGATGTATAGGATTTTGGATCAGGTGTTGCAATGGATAATCACTAATCCACTgatcttggaattaggaagagctgagttcaaatactgcctcagatgtttatcagctgtgaccttagacaagtcacttaacctctctaggctttgGTCTCCTCGTATGTCAAATGGGCAAATGGGAAGGCTAGACTCAATGGCCACTAAGGTTACTTCCAGCTTGAAAATCCATGATCCTTTGGGTATAtgtcagagagagagattgagagagagagacagagagagagagagaaagagaagagagagagagagagagagagagagagagagagagagagagagagatggatagatagatagatagatagatagatgttgctgttgttaagttgttttttcagttgtgtccaactctccataaccccacttgggcttttcttggcaaagatactggagtggtttgccatttccttccccagctcatttacagataagtaactgaggcaaacagggttaagtgacttgcctagggtgacgcAACCAGTAaaggtctgaagccagatttgaaatcacaaagatgagtcttcctgactccagcccagcactctatgtggCCTCCTGGAGGGCAGCAGTTGCTTCATTTGTGTCTTTGTGCCTAGACTAGTACCTGATATacaatagatgtttaataaatgtatgttgatggATGGATGACTCTATCAATGGTGCTTCCAAAGTTCAAAGCAAATGGGTTCCAGAATGTCTCAGAGGGGCAATATAGAACAGTGGAAAGTTCATAGGACCAAGAAGAGAGATTCCCCCCAAATGGTTGTATGACATCAGTCAAATCCCTTAACATTTGGGGGGCCCCAGTTTcaccttttgtaaaatgagagggttgtactaGTTCTGAAAGTCTGTGATTCATGCATGAGGCCCCTTCCTAAGCAACTCAGGTGCTTGGTTTGTCGGACTTAATGGAaccaaattgaattgaatgttgaTATCAGACCAGTTGTACTTTTGAACTCCAGGGTAAAGCTGGGGGAAATGTCTTGTTCCACTTAGTCCTCTTTCTTGGAATTCAACCCCTTCTTGTTAAACTGGGACTTGCTGTACAATttgaaaacaaaagttatcatatttgttcctcacaacaaccttgtgagggaaATAATCTCAGCTTTATTAGCTGCGTATTACATAAcaaactgagggttaagtgactggctcaagaTCATATACTTAGCGATGCAGGGCCTGAATCTAGCTTTTATGCCTTTGGTTCAGGGCTTTCTCCACTATATCACTGAGTGTGGATATcattggaggaggaaggagggaagacgGGATGGAGGTATAGTAATGGATGTGATGGGGGGGAAATAAAAGAAACCCTTTTCCCGAAATCAAATGTTGATTAGACCCCCAAAGGGAAGCCAATATTCCCTCGCCacctcacactcacacacaaatatactttttgggggaggagagagggaggagtacAGGAACACAGGCCTGATCTAGGCCTGTGATTTCTAGGTATAGAAAACTGCCAGGGTTCAATACATACTGATCAACATTAGAGTTGTTTCGGGCTCTGATAGATTGATTGACTTGTCTGGGGCCATACAAATAGTATATgtcttgaacccaggctttcctgactaAGGCCAGCTCTTCCTATCCCTATGACATGCTGACTCCCTACTTAGATTTGGCATCCTAACCTGTGCTAGTGTTTATGCTGAAAAAAACTAGTAGGCCCAAGTGAAAGAAACTCAACCAGGAAAGATGCCCCTTGTAGTGACCCTACAGGGTGAGaattgaggaggagagaaaatacatGAGCAGTTTTAGAATGATgcttcagagcaggaagggatagACAAGAGCCCATAGCCAGCAAAAATCTAATAACAGGAAGAACTTGGAAAAATCGATGAGGGCATTTTGTttcaagaaaaaagaggaagcctACCAAATACTCTAATGGATATGTGTCATCATCAGTTTGGATGCTCCCTCCAACAGTGTAAATCCCAACCTATCTATCTCCTATCTTCCTTGTGCTCAGGAAAATTCTTTGTACTAAATTCAGTGAAATTGTCCAGACAAGATCTTTACGTAGAGAGCGAGTTAGATGTGAAGTCATGGAAGTAGAACTAAAGCCTTGACAAAAAGGATTGTGCTCTCTGGGGGACCATAGAAAGTAAGAAAAGTTCAGGGAAATTGATCTTTGACCTACTCCCAGTCCAGAAATCCAAAAATGTAATTTCAAGGTGTTGATGAGGTATTAAACTAACATAAAGACAAGTCTGTCATGATTTTTTAGGAGGTGTGAGCACCTTTCTCTGAGTGAATCACAAGGAACAATCCCATTGGCTAATGGAAGATAggcacccccctcccccagtcaccTTAAAAGGCAGTCAATTTGTGACAGTGAGGGCATGCAGGTTCAGGATGACCCTGCAGATGGTCAGAGTGTCTAGCAGTAATTTGCCAAGGGAGCTCCATCCCATCCAGCACCTGGAGAATTCTTTGATTCAAGAGCTTTTGAGGTACAACGGAGAGATATGAGATACACCCTCAAGATGAATATAGAAAAGGGATAGGCATAGATACAGAAAGGCATCCTCCTCTTCCCACTCAAGAGAAGAAACAGTTTTGAGGAACAAGACTCctagcagcagagaagagagccaacTATAGACTTGAGAGAGAACTAGCACTGATAAATCAAGGGTGAAGTTGTGGAGAGAAGCAAACTCCGGGACCCCACCTGAATAACCTTCCTATTGCAGACATGCTGTACTTAAGTAGAGACACATGAGGACTCTATAAAGACAATAGGGACCACCAGGCCCTGAAGTACCAGGAGTTTTGAGTTGCCTTTGCTACATGTATATCCTACACTTGTGTCTCATTACCATTGTACTCTAAATTGGAGCCCACTCAAATTTAGTTTGAGTTTATGGAGTGGGGCTTGGGGTGGAGCATGACATTTTGTAGCTACCGTTCTTAGTTAATGTCTTTGTTAAATGTCTATTAATGGGAAGCACACCAGTTGCAGCTCACAAACTATGTTAGGAGTGCAGTCTCACAGGGTTACCCCTAAAACTGGAGCTGCCCCCTGGGGACCAAGCCAGACAGTGTGAGAGCAAGTTGGGGGAGTCCAAGACAGGGGATGCCACACTACTATTAGCATTTAGGTTGAGGGTATAAATATGGATTAAGAAGTAGAACGGGATATTGTTGATACCACTGGCTGCACTAGTCTATTCCAAGTTGAAGTTAGCCTGAATACAGGTATACCCAAAGAGCTCTACATGAGGTTCACATTTGAAGTGACCAGACATACATACTGGTGGGGCACTGGACAGGAAATGGGAAGGGAACTAAGCAGGAAACAATGCTTTTGGGAGCAGCAAGCATGGGAGGAGAGGCTGCACTTCTGACATCGGGGCATGGGAGGCTGGTTTTCATCTGGAGCCACTTGGGGGGCAAGGTAGATGTAGTTGTATGTTGATATACATATtgtgaaaggcagtgtggtaaagAGCTGGGCCCCAAAGTCAGGAAAGCCAGGTTTATATAAAATCATGTCTGATATTTAATATAATATCATCTTAATCAAATCACTTAAGCCCTCTGAGGCTCAGGCAATGCTCTAAGACTAATTTACTAAGTTATAGTTGACTGAGAGAGTTCCCAAAGGGCATAGGTCACAGCTCCTTGAAGTATTCATGTGTAGGgagttatgtatatatgtgcatactcacatatatgaatgtgcatgtataCGTTCATATTGTATTATACactcatatacatgtatgcatataaacatacCTAACTACCCACACAtaaatacttcaaggatctgtaatCTATGCCCTTTGGAAACTCTCTCTGCCAACTATAACTTTATAAATTAGTATATAGTGTGAACATACtcacgtgtgtatacacacacatacatagaggaTATATATACCCACAACATAAAAATtatgtatacagacacatatatatgcaatgcatatatgtgtgtggacaTATGATTATatgcattatgtgtgtgtgttttgctatGTATATTATGTGGTGTaggtatatttatgtatgtatgtatatgcaataCATACCTATATTACTGTGTGTTTCTTATCGTATTGTAAAATGAGCTCCAAGAAGgtatgggcaagtcatgtaatatGTCTCAAACAtatccattcattcaaaaaaatcCCAGTCCCTTTACTACCAAAGTGGGGGAAAGCACCTGTttagttctttctcctttttccttttactttgccCCCAGTTTCTTGGATTTAGCATCACTATTTCTAGAAACATCTAGCAAAGATTTTTGTCAACACCCATCTCTGTTAGGCTCagtgattttacattttatttttaagtatgaTATCATCCCCTGTTTCTGTggtcttgtttcttttttggcttctcagtcatttccaacttaTTTctacaactctctaagactaattTTCACTCTGATCCTTAAACTTTATCTTCTTGCTATTTTCAGATTGGAGCCTGGTACCTGGTAACCAACTTCCTGTAACTCAGTTTCCTGTAACTTTGGagtgaaaatgaaaatacttTCTTTCCAGAGTGACTGTATTTGATTTTGTTgtagtatttgttttcttttttttaacaagattcatgcaataaaactttacattttctAGGATTCTAAATGAATTCGCAATTTGCAGGTTCTTCAAAGACTATCTCCTGAATATGTATATGAAAAGTCTTTCTATGCTGGGCATGTCTAACTTATTCATTTGTTGTTCTCCATTGAAGCATTTGCaaagaaacacttttcacgtaCCCTTCATAAACATAGATGTCTAGACACTGACATTTCAATAAGGTGTTTTAAAATGGACGACCTTTAACTAAAACTTTCTCTTGTTTTTAGCCTATTATTCTGCTAATGGAACCATCAGATGCAATGAACCTTGCCTGTTTGACAGCTGGATATTATAGGCTACTGGTAGATTCCAGACGGTCAATATTTAACATGGCCAACAAGAAAAATGCAGGAAACAGAGAAACAGGTATTCTCTTAAATAAATGTGACTACCTCCCATATCTATCCCCATTTATTTTAGATGCTATAATTGGCTGAATaggacctgaagtcaagagacATCAGTTCAAATTCCACAGCTCTGACACTAAccggctatgtgaccttgggttaaagatttaacctctctcagcctcagtttcttcatctgtaaaatccatTCTGGGGCTGTTATGGGTAAAGTGACATGTAAACTTTAAAAGACCTATAGATAAGGCAGCTGTTATGATGACAAGAGAATTCAAACCTACTCCCCCCAAAAAGTAAAACATGATATGAAGATTTAACAGATATCTTTAACTAGCTTAACCAGActaatgaaaaagagagaagaaaaagaattctaaaaaCCAGGTGTCATAATTTCTGTCACATCCCGCTATTGTGACACTAGTGATATAACACTTGCCCCAAAAAGAATTTTATTGATTTGAACATAAACTGTAAAGTCATAAGTAATGTGGTATCATTTGTTCTTGAAAGCAAGAAGCACCGTGTGGGAGTGAGGGCAGTAggcttggagacagaagaccagACTACaaaccctggctctgccattaactgTGAAAGAAACCCTGAGGAAAATCACTTACCTCTCTGCTCCTCTGCTTAcccatgtataaaatgggaacagtgaTATTTGCACCACTTATAGGTTATTACAAAGTGCTCTATAAACCTTAAGTTGGTATCTAAATGTAAAGCTATTTTTAGTGTGATAGAAGTAAAAATGGATCAAACTACTAACAGTCTATatatcaaagtattttttcaaGGTTAAGACATTGGGGCAGAAAAACCTAATAGTTATATTAATTATTCCATCCCAGAGATAGCTCTTTTCCTTGGAACCACTCCTAGTGCCTTCCATGCTTCCTGGCAATGGGACTGCCAAGGaatatgatggtggtggtagtatcttcccaccctccccagcAGTCATTTGGGCTGTGGCAGCAGGAATGTGGGAGCAGCAATGGCATCTGGGTAAATCAGTTACCTGCATAACTCAAGGTGCCCATCATTTCACAGGCCAGACGAACCCCAGAATTGGTGTTGCTGCTTTGACGAACCTTCAAAATTAACTAATGACCCATGACCATGGCTCCCAGGTGCCAATCTGGAGCCTCGTTTTTCATCTCGCTTTCTTGGCTGGATTCTCAGACCCCTGACAGTGTTtaggaggtgaagagggagtgaggAAAAATATCATAACCgtgtttttaaattattattgttttctatgatgataacaataattaacatttgtatagcacctactatgtgccaaatgccaagctaagtactttataattattatctcatctgagcctcgcACCGCCTTGCAAAATACATTATtgtcccctattttacagatgaggaaactgaggcaaacagacttgctgaacatcacacagctagtgtctgagcccagatttgaactcgggcctttctgactccaggcctggcactctatccactcaccgtaccacctagctgcccctggtacGACAATGCCATCATACATGTACattataggcatttaataatgccTTCCCCAGAACTTCTTTATAGGTGTATACAATGGGCACTTAATGCTTTCCCCAGAACTTCTTTATAGGTGTATGCAATGGGCACTTAATGCCTTCCCCAGAACTTCTTTATAGGTGTATGCAATGGGCACTTAATGCTTTCCCCAGAACTTCTTTATAGGTGtatacagtgggcacttaatagtACTTTCCCCAGAACTTCCTTTTTACCAAAGAACCATGGGACAGATATGGATTGTCAAGACAGAGAGTGGGGTAAAATCATCTAAAGGctaaaataaaatagcaaactaatcttaattgctttttttaaccagtaaaattgagaaatgtaaaacatttttcttgaCTACCTCTCAAATTAAAAATAAGGAGCATGAGAGCAGACAGATAGACTTCAGTGCATTGCATGGGCCCTCCTTGGAGGACTTAGGAGAAAGCTTGGTATAATATGCCTGACTAGACTTAAGAAGGTTGGGAGCTTGGcttcaaaaatgaaacaaaatgagatCCATGGTCCATCTAGCAGTTAAGAAAGAGAGGTTTACTTAGGTGTAGCAGGGGAAAGACATACAGAGCAGGGTAAGGTTGTGTTCATTCAGCTGACCATAGCTTTCCCGTGCCCATCATGCTACTGATCTGCTTGACGTAAGCCTGAGAGTGGAACCAGGTGATTACCCATAACTTGGTTTTGGTCCCGAGGGCATCAGAAAGCTACATCGACTGCTTGATGTATCGTCCCTTTTAATCCTGTTCCTCCCCTGAGTCAATGAAATCCCCAAGACCATTTCAttaacttttaagaaaaaaataacaagtcCGAACCATATGTCAGGAAACAGGGGCAGCTATTCCTTCTGTCAAATGTGGGAATAGGCCAAGAACGTAATAAATGGTTGTGAAGCTCAGTAGGTAGAGGGAGCagccacacagatgaaatcacagatccaccaGATACCAAAAGGTAATTGCAAATGTTATTTAGCAAagtcattcattaaaaaaaaacattttttaaacacattttcTAAACAGTAAGCATGCAGGCAactcaggtggcacagtggataaagtggtaggcctggagtcagcacgACCTGAGTCCAAATGTGCCCTCCAATACTAACTAGTAGTGtctctctgggcaagtcacttaacctctgtctgcctcagtttccccacctgaaaaatagagataacaacAGCATTTACCTCCCAAGATTTCTGTGAAGATTAAAcgagataacatttgtgaagcacttagtgcAGAGACTGCTACATGGTGTGTGCCTACTTTACAAGTAAATGTCATATTGTATTATCAAGATGCAAAGGTCAATTAATACaagctaattaatttttaattaattaatttagttaattAACTAGTTCAGTTCTATGTTATGGCAAGTTACAAAGAGGGGCTAAAGACCAAAGAGGAGGGAAACAAAGAAGACAAGATGGATAGACTGACAGGtatgcatagacacacacacacacacacacacacacatacacacacacacacacacacacacacacacacacatacacacaaaatacacATTCTTACAGAGGAAAAGATGCCCATAGaaacagaaggagaaggaagtggaagagAATTTCAAAAGCATTTGGAGCAAGTGTGCTCACATGTTATTCACTTTGGCTACAAGTATCAGAGAAGATTCACTgaccttaaaataaaataaagaatcctCCAGCACTTTAACCTGATCCTATCACCCTGAGTTTAagattttgggggggtggggtttgtTTTCAAGTTTCAAAgttcatttattttgtaaatcaAGCTATTTTTTCCTAGAAGGCTAAAACTTGTAGACGTGTATAAAGAAATTGCTTACATTTTAGGAGTTTCCTGAGTCAAAAGGGTAAGCTTTATGAAAATGTACCATGGAACCAAAGGCTCACTGTATGCTTCAGTCAATGCTGTCCAGAGAAGCAATAATCAACCTAATTTACTCATACTGTTCCTTTAAAGGGCTATAAGTATCACCAGAATTTTTGTaaagtttattttaatatttacttaAAGTTTGAGAGCATAGCCATTCTTGAAGTTTTCTGTCTTAATCACTTTTGAAGGAGAAAAGTCCTAACTTTCTTAGTctggaagacagagaaaagaatatcTTGTTCTTCTGGAATAGCAACACCATCTTTTAACCTTTCAGGGTACCATgactaaacattttaaaagccaCATTGTGTTTTCAGGACTATAGGTACCTAGGCATAAATAATATCCCTTCTTGGTAACTGAGGGCTCAGTGAAATTCAGCTGTTTCTCCACTCCCATACTACAGCATCAGATGTGGTACATTTGAGCTAGTCGTATTAAATGCAGGTCTTTTAGCTAGCCAAAATCAACTCTTTAACCAAAAAGTCTTTAGCTTTgtctacacacatgtataaaatgTTTGGCTAACCAAACATACGTGATACTGAATGAATTAGATTAAGAAGCTTTCAACAGCCATCAGAGAAACTAGAATGCCCTATAATGTGTCTTTGTGTGGGTCTCTCTTTAGGTCCTGAAACTAAAGGAAAGCATAATCTCCTTGGCTCTGATTGGAACTGTGTGCCGCAAATGACCACTTTCATTGCTGATGGGGAACAAGAGCCACAAATAACATATATAGACTCAAAACATAAGAATGTCGATCTCGCCGATGATACCTTATGTCCAAAAGATCACAGGCATCTGTACATAGAAAATACCTATAATCCAGATGACCTTGACCATCACTTGTCCAAACAAGGTGACCCCACCAGTGAAGTGGAAAGCAGAGGCCTTGCTCAGCAATCATTGCTGTCGCTTTCGGGTCTAGAGACAAGTCAAAAAGCACAGGATTCTCCCAGGAGTGCTaaagtatcttttatttttggagAGCTTGCCTTGGATGATATTAACCCCAAAAACCTTGGTTATGAAAGACTACTAGATGAGAGTCCAGAAGTGCTGGAAAAACAAAGAGCTCTTTACATGAGCAACGCCAATGATATCAAAGGCTTGGATTTCTCTCCAGATGCCGAAAGCATACAGTTTGTGACAAACTCTGTTTATGCAAACATCGGAGATGTGAAGAACTTCGAAGCTGCTGAAGGCATCGAAGAGCCTTTGCTGCATGAGATCTGTTACTCGGAAAACACAGATGATgctgaagatgaagatgaagtgaGTTGTGAGGAAGATCTCGTGGTCGGAGAAATAAATAGGCCAGCCATTCTCAACTTGTCTGGGTCCAGCGATGACATCATTGATctcacctcccttcctcctcctgagGGTGATGATAATGAGGATGACTTTCTGTTACACTCCTTGAACATGGCCATTGCCGCTCCTCCACCTGGCTTCAGGGACAGCTCCGATGAAGAGGACTCTCAGCACCAAACAACCCAGTTTAGGGAGGACAAGGAACAGGCCAGCAGCCTGCAAAATGATGAAATTCCTGTGTCCCTCATTGACGCTGTCCCTACcaactctgaaggaaagtgtgagaaGGGGCTAGATGATGCTGTAGTCTCCACTCTGCAGGCCTTAGAGGCTTTAGCAGCTTCAGAGGAACAGCAGACAAATGACAATTCAGGTTCTTTCATGATTGTTACATTCATTCAGTGATAATCATACCATTTTATCCCTGCAAGCCATCTGCCCTAGGAAATATTCATCCCTGTTATGTTGTATAGCCTCCTTGACGCATGTCCCACTTCATAGCACGTACTGGACCTACTGTTACAGggtcttttttgtttctgttttggttatCGTTATCGTTGAaagttttttttcagtgttttgtttttgtttttttcttttttttaacatgtggcacttcccccacccctttccagaACAACTGTGCAATAAAGtcagaatcctttttttttaaggaaaaaaatatgtatttttataagaGATGAATCCCATTTTCTTACATGTATTCAAGTGCCTGCAATACCTCCATTAATTGGCTCTTGTTTTTTATGGTATACAGGTGTAGCAATCTTGCGAGCTTATAGCCCTGAGTCTTCCTCAGATTCAGGTAATGAAACTAATTCTTCGGAAATGACTGAGAGTTCTGAACTGGCCACAGCACAGAAGCAGTCAGAAAGCTCCACCCGCATGTTCTTGGCCACTAGTGAAGGCTACCATCCCCTTGTAGAAGAACAGACGGAATTCCCCATCTCCAAAACCCCCTCGGGAGGCTTGCCCGTGAAGTCCTCCCAGGCCCTGGCTGCTCGACCGGCAGCCGAGCTACAGTCCAAAGCCGTGCCTTCAAAGCAGATTCTTCCCTCAGACAACATGGAGATGGAGCCAGAAACCATGGAGACCAAGTCAGTCACGGACTATTTCAGCAAGTTGCACATGGGCTCAGTGGTGTATTCTTGCACCAGTAAAAGGAAAGGCAAGCTGGCTGATGGGGAAGGGAAAATGGCCCCTGATGGGGCAGTGATGGGAAAAAAGCAGCAGGGACCTAAAAaagcagagatggaggaaaatgccAAAGGGAAATTTGGTACGCTGGCTTCACGAGACAGTCCACGACTAAGCACTTTTAACCTGGAGAGGACTGCCTTTCGCAAAGACAGCCAAAGATGGTATGTGGCTGCTGATGGTGGAGCAGCTGAAAAATCTGGACCAGAGGTAGGGACTGGGAAGGCCTTTCAAAGAGTGTCTGGCCTTGGGACACTGGAAACTGAGTGTAAGGATGAAGGCAGTTCTGAGGGAGATAAGAGTGGTGCTCCCGGCCTTGGCCAAGGTGAAAGCTTTCTGCCTGACATGACTTGTGTGTCCTCAGCCAAAGACGTAAATCATCATGAGGATGCCGATCTGTCTGCCGATGACCATCCTTCCAAGCTTCCTGAAGCTGAGCAGGGGGTGGCTCGCCTCTGTGACTATCACTTGGCCAAGCGTATGTCATCTTTGCAAAGTGAAGGACATTTTTCTCTGCAGAGCTCCCAGTGCTCTTCGGTGGATGCTGGGTGTAGCACAGGGAGTAGCAGTAGCACCTGCCCTACCCCTGTGGAATCTCCCCTCTGCACCTCGGAGGGGAAGCACATTATCTCTGATGCCTCAGGGAAGGGTATGAGTTACATTCCTGCAGATGAGAGACCTGCTGGGCTTCCCAACCCCGGGGCCACTTTTAAGGAATTGCACCAACAGACTGATCCTATGTGCCACCGGATGACAGTGCCTGTTATGCACACAACCGTTAATGCTGAGCCACTGTTTGGCACTTTGAGAGACGGATGTCATCGGCTCCCCAAGATTAAAGAAACCACAGGTACAGCACCAGAGAAGTGATGATTTTGATTCTTTGGGGTATCACAAGACAGGGATGTGTAAATAGAATTTACCTTAAActtgaaaatgaaaaagtgaCCTAAGAAAAGGTGCAAAATATAAAGGCAGGCAGTCAATTTAAATAATCTTACAGTCCCTGACACTTAAAAACCTTTTAGGTAACTAGATTGAAAGCCATTTTAAGATTGCATTTACTATTCGCATTTATACTGTCTATACACTTTTAGAATTTAATTGAACAACACTGAATCCCTTTTATGTCCAAATACTACATGTGGGCTTTTATTTATACACAGTATGCATGACTTTAGGAGACAGCATTGACCTCACAAAtgcagttcaattcagcaagacCCCTACTGTATACAATGAACATAGTTGTTTGGTTTCATCTTCTATGgacctctattaattattttattatcagggaaagaaaaagaatgattgTTGAGATTTGGAAGAGACATCATTTAGTTTATCCTGTTGCCTTCAGGTCAGGCTATACCTA
This Trichosurus vulpecula isolate mTriVul1 chromosome 2, mTriVul1.pri, whole genome shotgun sequence DNA region includes the following protein-coding sequences:
- the FRMPD4 gene encoding LOW QUALITY PROTEIN: FERM and PDZ domain-containing protein 4 (The sequence of the model RefSeq protein was modified relative to this genomic sequence to represent the inferred CDS: substituted 1 base at 1 genomic stop codon), yielding MTQGVTFEDPRFESCQIIPPAPRQVEMRRDPVLGFGFVAGSEKPVVVRSVTPGGPSEGKLIPGDQIVMINDEPVSTAPRERVIDLVRNCKESILLTVIQPYPSPKSAFISAAKKARLKSNPVKVRFSEEVIINGQVSETVKDNSLLFMPNVLKVYLENGQTKSFRFDCSTSIKDVILTLQEKLSIKCIEHFSLMLEQRTEGAVSRLLLLHEQETLTQVTQRPSSHKMRCLFRISFVPKDPIDLLRRDPVAFEYLYVQSCNDVVQERFGPELKYDIALRLAALQMYIATVTTKQTQKISLKYIEKEWGLETFLPSAVLQSMKEKNIKKALSHLVKANQNXCRRGKRLHALKIKVHYLKFLSDLRLYGGRVFKATLVQAEKRSEVTLLVGPRYGISHVINTKTNLVALLADFSHVNRIEMFTEDEGSIRVELHVLDVKPIILLMEPSDAMNLACLTAGYYRLLVDSRRSIFNMANKKNAGNRETGPETKGKHNLLGSDWNCVPQMTTFIADGEQEPQITYIDSKHKNVDLADDTLCPKDHRHLYIENTYNPDDLDHHLSKQGDPTSEVESRGLAQQSLLSLSGLETSQKAQDSPRSAKVSFIFGELALDDINPKNLGYERLLDESPEVLEKQRALYMSNANDIKGLDFSPDAESIQFVTNSVYANIGDVKNFEAAEGIEEPLLHEICYSENTDDAEDEDEVSCEEDLVVGEINRPAILNLSGSSDDIIDLTSLPPPEGDDNEDDFLLHSLNMAIAAPPPGFRDSSDEEDSQHQTTQFREDKEQASSLQNDEIPVSLIDAVPTNSEGKCEKGLDDAVVSTLQALEALAASEEQQTNDNSGVAILRAYSPESSSDSGNETNSSEMTESSELATAQKQSESSTRMFLATSEGYHPLVEEQTEFPISKTPSGGLPVKSSQALAARPAAELQSKAVPSKQILPSDNMEMEPETMETKSVTDYFSKLHMGSVVYSCTSKRKGKLADGEGKMAPDGAVMGKKQQGPKKAEMEENAKGKFGTLASRDSPRLSTFNLERTAFRKDSQRWYVAADGGAAEKSGPEVGTGKAFQRVSGLGTLETECKDEGSSEGDKSGAPGLGQGESFLPDMTCVSSAKDVNHHEDADLSADDHPSKLPEAEQGVARLCDYHLAKRMSSLQSEGHFSLQSSQCSSVDAGCSTGSSSSTCPTPVESPLCTSEGKHIISDASGKGMSYIPADERPAGLPNPGATFKELHQQTDPMCHRMTVPVMHTTVNAEPLFGTLRDGCHRLPKIKETTAFTEPGKGRRGGMSSACSQHPKADSIMLSSNIHSESKVPSPNQDPNDFPKANQAYGVAMSLWPCELRGGSLRTPQNRRVLRRSSSVISGSPGVETFLERKKAAIGSKCSGIPEVAQSKPEKRVEIPLGKKLTKSYSQNSMHLGPEGKEKRKSSGAHKDSKLYRTLPLRKLEASNWRCRGPFSHCFLNRGQDEDGDEEEETGEARRRVSCLYQPELSHELPEPASPCLPAEIQKKAMVVGETSKVLPGGAQAPSSPVSDLNLNPCELAFEARITRISTLKESKYEMPNGFLAAQNDANELLCLVRSCAGKREESSPRATRRDLKLSQYKQLLSIESRHLGSACRKMAMADKSPEEMLAAVTSSFQVLCCLTEACLRLIKVVSSEAQRQEIVAKIDEVVINYICLLRAAEVATGKTSADPSLRLLARHSTTMAAIVSTLTRSLKMLLNK